A portion of the Myxococcus stipitatus genome contains these proteins:
- a CDS encoding DMT family transporter, protein MSISPRVAGAALGLAAAALFGVSAPVAKLLLPASTPLVLASLLYLGGGLGLTALVWIRGLRPNSPEEREARLTGKDVPLLLGVILCGGIVGPVLMLVGLERLSGVAASLLLNLEGPFTILLALLVFGEHLGRAGALAAGLIMAGAAVLGLQEGELRGDVLGILALAGACLAWAVDNNLTQRLSLKDPLALVRIKALGSGACTLVLALLTGQPMPGGSVLGATLVLGFASYGVSIVLDAYALRLVGAAREAAYFATAPFVGALVSIPLLGEHLRLLDLLAGGLMAGGVVLLLRERHAHVHTHAALEHEHVHAHDDHHQHAHPPGTPDVEPHSHLHRHAPLTHDHPHVSDLHHRHEH, encoded by the coding sequence GTGTCGATATCCCCACGAGTCGCTGGCGCAGCCCTGGGGCTGGCCGCCGCGGCCCTCTTCGGCGTGAGCGCGCCCGTGGCCAAGCTGCTGCTTCCCGCCAGTACGCCGTTGGTGTTGGCCTCGCTCCTCTATCTGGGAGGGGGCCTGGGGCTGACGGCGCTCGTGTGGATTCGAGGGCTGCGCCCCAACTCCCCCGAAGAGCGCGAGGCGCGCCTGACGGGCAAGGACGTTCCCCTGCTCCTGGGGGTCATCCTCTGTGGTGGCATCGTGGGGCCGGTCCTGATGCTGGTGGGCCTGGAGCGTTTGTCGGGGGTGGCCGCCTCCCTGCTCCTCAATCTGGAAGGTCCCTTCACCATCCTCCTGGCCCTCCTCGTCTTCGGCGAGCACCTGGGCCGCGCCGGAGCGCTCGCCGCCGGGCTCATCATGGCCGGCGCCGCGGTCCTGGGACTCCAGGAGGGGGAGCTGCGAGGCGACGTGCTCGGCATCCTGGCCCTGGCCGGGGCCTGCCTTGCCTGGGCCGTGGACAACAACCTCACCCAGCGACTGTCCCTCAAGGACCCGCTCGCGTTGGTCCGCATCAAGGCGCTCGGTTCGGGGGCCTGCACGCTCGTGCTCGCCTTGCTCACCGGGCAGCCCATGCCCGGGGGCTCCGTCCTGGGGGCGACCCTGGTGCTCGGGTTCGCCAGCTACGGCGTCTCCATCGTGCTCGATGCCTACGCCCTGCGGCTGGTGGGCGCCGCGCGAGAGGCCGCCTACTTCGCCACGGCCCCCTTCGTGGGCGCCCTGGTTTCGATACCGCTCCTGGGCGAGCACCTGCGACTCCTGGACCTTCTCGCGGGCGGACTGATGGCGGGAGGCGTGGTCCTGCTGCTTCGAGAGCGACATGCCCATGTGCATACCCACGCCGCGCTGGAGCATGAACATGTCCATGCCCACGACGACCATCACCAGCATGCGCATCCGCCTGGCACCCCGGACGTGGAGCCGCACTCCCATCTCCATCGGCACGCGCCCCTGACGCATGACCATCCGCACGTGTCCGACCTCCACCATCGTCACGAACACTGA
- a CDS encoding TolC family protein, translated as MAPRAHPHLTPPPTIAGSILVLLLASGAAAQPALTEARYVERVLQGSLEARVAEAEAELERAAAVGVGQWPNPSLAWQREKATSGLADGASQDIVNISIPLVLSGRLGLAREAASDGARAADANLARARGALRHVATRAFAAVLATRERRAILDESLAALDRLAQAIAVRERAGEAAGYDRLRIEAEAAAVEDARSGAGLEERRALTEALRLLGPATKSLPPLQGPLAAERPLPSADVLRLELESRRADARALEWEARAARTASRAAGRGWIPDPTVYGGVQLLDLGRPGEGAGYVVGLTLPLPLFERQQGPRAQAEARERLARARRAELLDVAHARLTLALAEVTERRERRARQREGALKRAEALRDIAEAAYRGGSADLLVLMDAERTAREARLTAVDLALDVVEAEADLLLLAGAWDGADAGSAQP; from the coding sequence ATGGCTCCACGCGCCCACCCTCATCTCACGCCCCCACCTACTATCGCTGGTAGTATCCTTGTCCTCCTGCTCGCCAGCGGCGCCGCGGCGCAGCCCGCGCTCACCGAGGCGCGCTACGTGGAACGGGTCCTCCAAGGCAGTCTGGAGGCAAGGGTCGCCGAGGCCGAGGCGGAGCTGGAAAGGGCGGCGGCCGTGGGGGTCGGGCAGTGGCCCAATCCCTCCCTGGCGTGGCAGCGCGAGAAGGCGACGTCCGGCCTGGCGGATGGGGCGAGCCAGGACATCGTGAACATCTCCATTCCCCTGGTGCTCTCCGGCCGGCTCGGCCTGGCGCGGGAGGCCGCCTCCGACGGGGCCCGGGCCGCGGACGCGAACCTCGCCAGGGCCCGGGGCGCGCTGCGGCACGTGGCGACGCGCGCCTTCGCCGCGGTCCTCGCGACACGTGAGCGACGCGCCATCCTCGACGAGTCCCTGGCCGCCTTGGACCGCCTGGCGCAAGCCATCGCCGTGCGCGAGCGCGCCGGGGAGGCAGCGGGCTACGACCGGCTGCGCATCGAAGCGGAGGCCGCCGCGGTCGAGGACGCACGAAGCGGCGCGGGACTCGAGGAGCGGCGGGCCCTGACGGAGGCCCTGCGGCTGCTGGGGCCCGCGACGAAGTCACTGCCTCCGCTCCAGGGGCCGCTGGCCGCGGAGCGCCCCCTGCCTTCGGCGGACGTGCTCCGGCTGGAGCTGGAATCCCGCCGCGCGGACGCGCGGGCGCTGGAGTGGGAGGCGCGAGCGGCACGGACCGCGAGCCGCGCGGCGGGGCGCGGATGGATTCCGGACCCGACGGTGTATGGCGGGGTCCAACTGCTCGACCTCGGACGTCCAGGCGAGGGAGCCGGGTACGTGGTGGGGCTGACCCTCCCGCTGCCCCTCTTCGAGCGACAGCAGGGCCCCCGGGCGCAGGCCGAGGCCCGCGAGCGGCTCGCCCGAGCGCGGCGCGCCGAGCTGCTGGACGTCGCCCACGCGCGACTCACGCTGGCGCTGGCGGAGGTGACGGAGCGCCGAGAGCGGCGCGCGCGGCAGCGGGAGGGCGCGCTGAAGCGCGCGGAGGCGCTGCGCGACATCGCGGAGGCGGCCTACCGAGGGGGAAGCGCGGACCTCCTCGTCCTCATGGACGCCGAGCGGACGGCCCGCGAGGCACGACTGACCGCGGTGGACCTCGCGCTCGACGTCGTCGAAGCCGAAGCAGACCTCCTTCTACTCGCGGGCGCCTGGGATGGCGCCGACGCCGGGAGCGCCCAGCCATGA
- a CDS encoding M56 family metallopeptidase codes for MTAAVGTLASLLVSALLGAWPSRGGRPALRADGAFVLGTLPAVVALAVVAAAAAPSLSAMLGWSRDHCGGHGHHLHLCLLHSSGVRPVLAVTGAAALATLLFRAGGLAWRILQTRSRLAALEALGVARHGPFPVVLVPGAPRLCHAAGVLRRRVLLSASMEEALTPRQLRCVLAHEEAHLHRRDPLASLMLCVAGLFAPPPLARGFLARYQLAAEQACDAEAMRAVGDGMAVAEALVKMAGLQRGAREVAAVPAFGKLALEARVKALLDEEALQPGASRALLLGVSAATAVLVLALLHAASLHHAVETALHFIS; via the coding sequence GTGACCGCCGCTGTCGGGACGCTGGCCTCGCTGCTGGTGTCGGCGCTCCTGGGCGCCTGGCCCTCGCGTGGGGGCCGGCCCGCCCTTCGCGCGGATGGAGCCTTCGTCCTGGGAACGCTGCCCGCCGTGGTGGCGCTGGCGGTGGTGGCCGCCGCCGCCGCGCCCTCGCTGTCCGCGATGCTGGGCTGGAGCCGGGACCACTGCGGTGGCCATGGCCATCATCTCCACCTGTGCCTGCTGCACTCCTCGGGAGTGAGGCCGGTCCTCGCCGTGACGGGCGCGGCCGCGCTCGCGACGCTCCTCTTCCGAGCCGGTGGACTGGCGTGGCGCATCCTCCAGACGCGCTCCCGGCTCGCCGCGCTGGAGGCGCTGGGCGTTGCTCGGCACGGCCCCTTCCCGGTGGTGCTGGTTCCAGGGGCGCCAAGGCTGTGCCATGCGGCGGGAGTGCTCCGCCGCCGCGTCCTGCTGTCCGCCAGCATGGAGGAGGCCCTGACGCCTCGGCAACTGCGCTGCGTGCTGGCTCACGAGGAGGCCCACCTGCATCGACGCGACCCCCTGGCCTCCCTGATGCTCTGTGTCGCGGGGCTCTTCGCGCCACCGCCCCTGGCTCGCGGCTTCCTCGCGAGGTACCAGCTCGCGGCCGAGCAGGCCTGCGACGCGGAGGCGATGCGCGCTGTCGGAGACGGGATGGCCGTGGCGGAGGCCCTGGTGAAGATGGCGGGCCTCCAGCGAGGAGCTCGCGAGGTCGCCGCCGTGCCCGCCTTCGGAAAGCTGGCCCTGGAGGCGCGGGTGAAGGCCTTGCTGGATGAAGAGGCGCTCCAGCCCGGCGCCTCGCGTGCCCTCCTCCTGGGCGTGAGCGCGGCGACCGCGGTGCTCGTCCTCGCCCTGCTCCACGCGGCCAGTCTCCACCACGCGGTGGAGACCGCCCTCCATTTCATCTCCTGA
- a CDS encoding BlaI/MecI/CopY family transcriptional regulator → MKKRNWEPLGTLEAAVMKVAWAQSPVTARQVCERMTGRAERAYTTIMTTMDRLHRKGLLEREKDGLAWRYTPALSQPEFEKALADGLAADILQSHGETALAAFVDAAADVDEALLDRLSQLIAERRRGRR, encoded by the coding sequence GTGAAGAAGCGCAACTGGGAGCCGCTCGGCACGTTGGAAGCGGCCGTGATGAAGGTCGCCTGGGCCCAATCGCCCGTCACGGCGCGCCAGGTGTGCGAGCGGATGACCGGTCGCGCGGAGCGCGCCTACACGACCATCATGACCACGATGGACCGGCTGCACCGCAAGGGCCTGCTGGAGCGGGAGAAGGACGGCCTGGCGTGGCGCTACACCCCGGCCCTCTCCCAGCCCGAGTTCGAGAAGGCGCTGGCCGACGGGCTCGCGGCCGACATCCTCCAGTCGCATGGCGAGACGGCGCTGGCCGCATTCGTGGATGCCGCGGCGGACGTGGATGAGGCCCTGCTCGACCGGCTCTCGCAGCTCATCGCCGAGCGTCGACGGGGTCGACGATGA
- a CDS encoding efflux RND transporter periplasmic adaptor subunit — MSPSRILAAALATCVLATCVLAMSCKEHGHDGQQAHEHGGDGAHGHDDHDKGGAADATEPERPAVSVTVYQDGLELFMEYPALVVGQPSPLVAHFTDARDADGFEVVTKGRVTATLRHADGFEEHFVAERLLRDGIFKPEVRPTKAGEARLVLRLEGEQLSGTVDAGKVRVFSTVAASAAAAPPEEPGEPTVPFLKEQQWKTQYATAIAESRVLQGGVRANGELKPVAGQAAELAAPVMGQIPLVGPVPHLGQVVRKGEVLARLAPVTLAGTTDLATVELEAARARAELGLAEREVARAEEMLAAKAIPEKQLDGARVAREVAAARASAAERQLALYRGTQHGAGGPGGAAFELRSPLDGVVSFADVTPGAVVEPGKRLVAVINPTRLWLEARVYEADAPRVERTPGAAFTVAGFSREFTVDETTGRRVAVGSVVDPGTRTVPVLFELLNPEGRLKPGMFAKVMLFTGETVRAVAIPESAVVDDNGRPTVFVMDGGESFFKRAIRPGVRSGGWVQVLDGVKEGERVVSRGAYELKLSTATGAIPEHGHQH, encoded by the coding sequence ATGAGCCCTTCTCGAATCCTCGCCGCGGCCCTCGCCACGTGCGTCCTCGCCACGTGCGTCCTCGCCATGTCCTGCAAGGAGCACGGACATGATGGACAACAGGCCCATGAGCACGGAGGCGACGGCGCGCATGGCCATGATGACCACGACAAGGGCGGCGCGGCCGACGCGACGGAGCCGGAGCGCCCGGCCGTCTCCGTCACCGTGTACCAGGACGGCCTGGAGTTGTTCATGGAGTACCCGGCGCTGGTGGTGGGACAGCCCTCGCCACTGGTGGCGCACTTCACGGACGCGCGAGACGCGGACGGCTTCGAGGTCGTGACGAAGGGACGGGTGACGGCCACCCTCCGGCACGCGGATGGCTTCGAGGAACACTTCGTCGCGGAGCGGCTCTTGCGCGACGGCATCTTCAAGCCCGAGGTCCGCCCCACGAAGGCCGGCGAGGCGAGGCTGGTCCTGCGACTGGAGGGCGAGCAGCTCTCGGGGACGGTGGACGCGGGCAAGGTGAGGGTGTTCTCCACCGTGGCCGCCTCCGCGGCCGCCGCGCCTCCCGAGGAGCCGGGGGAGCCCACCGTGCCGTTCCTCAAGGAGCAGCAGTGGAAGACTCAGTACGCCACGGCCATCGCGGAGTCGCGCGTGCTCCAGGGGGGTGTGCGCGCCAATGGAGAGCTCAAGCCCGTGGCCGGGCAGGCCGCGGAGCTGGCCGCCCCGGTGATGGGGCAAATCCCGCTCGTCGGGCCCGTGCCCCATCTGGGACAGGTGGTGAGGAAGGGAGAGGTCCTGGCGCGGCTGGCCCCCGTCACCCTGGCCGGCACGACGGACCTGGCCACCGTGGAGCTGGAGGCCGCCCGCGCTCGCGCCGAGCTGGGGCTGGCCGAGCGCGAGGTGGCCCGGGCCGAGGAGATGCTCGCGGCCAAGGCCATCCCCGAGAAGCAGCTCGACGGCGCTCGGGTGGCGCGGGAGGTCGCGGCGGCCCGCGCGTCCGCGGCGGAGCGTCAGCTCGCCCTGTACCGTGGCACCCAACACGGAGCGGGCGGGCCCGGAGGCGCGGCCTTCGAGCTGCGCTCCCCGTTGGACGGGGTGGTGTCGTTCGCGGACGTGACGCCCGGGGCCGTGGTGGAGCCAGGCAAGCGGCTCGTGGCCGTCATCAACCCCACGCGGCTGTGGCTCGAGGCCAGGGTGTACGAGGCGGACGCGCCCAGGGTGGAGCGCACGCCGGGGGCGGCGTTCACGGTGGCGGGCTTCTCGCGAGAGTTCACCGTGGACGAAACGACGGGACGCCGCGTCGCGGTGGGCAGCGTCGTGGACCCCGGCACACGCACGGTCCCCGTGCTCTTCGAGCTGCTCAACCCCGAAGGCCGCCTCAAGCCCGGCATGTTCGCCAAGGTGATGCTCTTCACGGGGGAGACGGTGCGCGCGGTCGCCATCCCGGAGTCAGCGGTGGTGGACGACAACGGCAGGCCCACCGTCTTCGTCATGGACGGCGGCGAATCCTTCTTCAAGCGCGCCATCCGCCCCGGTGTTCGTTCCGGAGGATGGGTGCAGGTGCTGGACGGAGTGAAGGAGGGCGAGCGAGTCGTCTCGCGCGGAGCCTACGAACTCAAGCTGTCCACCGCCACCGGGGCGATTCCCGAGCACGGCCACCAGCACTGA